One window of the Thermofilum sp. genome contains the following:
- a CDS encoding type II toxin-antitoxin system CcdA family antitoxin yields MGSYVTVSTKVRRELKEEAERLGINVSMVLRRALEEEVRRRRQQKLFEKLEAFRDVLDRIEVEELVRLVREDRERR; encoded by the coding sequence ATGGGTAGTTATGTAACGGTGTCCACGAAGGTCAGGAGGGAGCTTAAGGAGGAGGCGGAGAGGCTGGGTATCAACGTATCCATGGTGCTGAGGAGGGCTCTGGAGGAGGAGGTGAGGAGGAGGCGGCAGCAGAAGCTATTCGAGAAGCTGGAGGCTTTCCGCGACGTCCTGGACAGGATCGAGGTGGAGGAGCTGGTTAGGCTGGTTCGCGAGGATCGCGAGAGGAGGTAG
- a CDS encoding type II toxin-antitoxin system VapC family toxin, which produces MPECKYLFDASSLVHALKLERLDLLSEGCIQWLTVYEVLNAVWKEAHLLGRLDRERAVEFVDALAEFLGTLSILDLRGCEKEAVETALELGVTAYDASYVVLARKHGLVLVTEDRELRRKVGHAIEVVSLEELLRQAYRAR; this is translated from the coding sequence TTGCCGGAGTGCAAGTACCTTTTCGACGCTTCCTCGCTCGTCCACGCGCTGAAGCTCGAGCGCCTTGACCTCCTGAGCGAGGGCTGCATCCAGTGGCTTACGGTCTACGAGGTTTTGAACGCTGTCTGGAAGGAGGCGCACCTGCTGGGTAGGCTCGACAGGGAGAGGGCTGTTGAGTTCGTCGACGCCTTAGCCGAGTTCCTGGGCACTCTGAGCATCCTAGACCTGCGCGGCTGCGAGAAGGAGGCTGTCGAAACGGCGCTAGAGCTCGGCGTGACGGCGTACGACGCCTCATACGTGGTTCTAGCCAGGAAGCACGGGCTAGTGCTCGTCACTGAGGATAGGGAGCTTAGAAGGAAGGTAGGCCATGCGATTGAGGTGGTGAGCCTGGAGGAGCTACTCAGGCAGGCCTACCGCGCGCGGTAA
- a CDS encoding reverse transcriptase-like protein, which translates to MITVYFDGLCEPVNPGGIAAYGFVAYRDGERIAAGKGIVGAGYRGDDVTNNVAEYTALIRALEWLVANGYAGGKLVVKGGSQLVIRQLQGRYAVRSARIPPLQEGCRGNAYDARPG; encoded by the coding sequence ATGATAACCGTCTACTTCGACGGGCTCTGCGAGCCGGTCAACCCGGGCGGGATCGCTGCGTACGGCTTCGTAGCCTACAGAGATGGGGAGAGGATCGCGGCCGGCAAGGGGATCGTGGGCGCCGGCTACAGAGGCGACGACGTGACGAACAACGTCGCAGAGTACACCGCTCTCATCAGGGCTCTCGAGTGGCTCGTCGCTAACGGCTACGCGGGAGGCAAGCTCGTCGTCAAGGGCGGCAGCCAGCTCGTCATACGGCAGCTGCAGGGCCGCTACGCCGTGAGAAGCGCGCGCATCCCCCCTCTACAGGAGGGCTGTCGAGGGAATGCTTATGACGCCCGACCAGGCTGA
- a CDS encoding AbrB/MazE/SpoVT family DNA-binding domain-containing protein: protein MEEVVATRKYQVTIPKAVREKLDIKVGDRLSVRVFGGSIVLEPEKALERLRSIASRLLGGPQRVDAVKLVEGSLGR, encoded by the coding sequence ATGGAGGAGGTCGTGGCCACCAGGAAGTACCAGGTTACGATCCCCAAGGCCGTCCGCGAGAAGCTGGATATCAAAGTGGGCGACAGGCTGTCGGTGAGGGTTTTTGGCGGCAGCATCGTGCTGGAGCCCGAGAAGGCTCTGGAGAGGTTGAGGAGCATCGCTTCGCGCCTGCTGGGCGGGCCGCAGCGCGTAGATGCGGTGAAGCTCGTTGAGGGGTCTCTTGGAAGGTAG